GAGATTAGCTTATGTAAAGactccacacatacacattctccACTCCCTCACTGCTTTAACTTCTTCAACCTTTCCGGGGTCAGGTACTGAGTCCTTAGCTCTGCTCCTATATAAATACATAGATAACattatgtgtgttgttgttgaaatgtatttaaatgtcTCTGAGAAGCATATATCACATGTTTTTGGGCGTTTATATGAACGCGCTCTTATCACAGGccaaaaaaaatggtttttggAAGAGTGCAATACACCATTGTATTGCCGGCGGAAAAGACTATGTACTACCCGGGGGAGATAATTAAAGGACAGCTGCACATTAAGTCCTCCTCTCCACCATCGTTATCAGGTAGCATTTTTAAGTCTTAACTACACCACAGACTAGACTAAATTAAAGTGATAGaaatttgataaaattaaaaactgtggcTGAAATCGTCCTGACAAGTGTCGCGATCAAGATGATCAATGAGGTGGAACAGAAGCACAGTGAGTTCTCACTCCACTCCATTTTCTTATCactaaaaaattatatttccaTCAGAGACTATCTCTGCTGATTCGGCGTGTTCTCCATATTTTCGGCTGGTTCCCTGGTTTCTTCTCACGTGATTTCGTTCTGTAGTCTAGTGATGTTCTGTGAGCAAAACTACTCTGTAGGAACTTGTCtgttatattaatataattgtaatatattattaaagcattttatttatcccGTAATAAAATCGGTTTCTTTATACTTGGTTTCTCCTAAAGTCGCAGTTTCCAAGAATTTATCGACATGGTTGAGTGAGGACTTACTGTAAAAAATCGCAAGACATAAAGAAATACATCAGAGAACAATgtttacaattaaataaaatatttgtaccaCGAATACTGATTTAGATGGATCGATCCCAACTATGCACAATAAATCTCTTCTTTAACTCTtaaacatttctctcttttatttgaCGTGCTTTTCATTCTACCTTGGgttcccttttcctttttttcaatcttattttctctttctttccttaacCTTTAGCTTCATCCTCGATATTTGACATCTTTAccttttagtaaatattttattctctccctttatttGACTTTCTAGTTCTCTCCCCTGTACCTGAAGCTGTGCTTGGTTGCCGCTGTGACAGGTCTTGAGATGCAGCTGACAGGTAAGGCGAAGGTGATGCTGGTGCACCGTGGACAGAAGAGTGAGACGAGGTACTATCGAATAGAAACCTACCTGGAGACCCGCAAACCAGTCGAGGACTTCGGTATGCTCGCTGACATGGTCATCTTCATGTCTACTAGAACTTCAAATCATCTCTGCAAGCACAATTATAATAGAAATTCTAAGCTTTTCTCTTGAGCTATGATTGTAATTATTAGAAAATGTATCCCAGGAGTTTTCAAGAATATGTAAATCTCTGTTGCTTTGAAAAATTATAGGAAGACtcgaaataaatataaagaatttcTGCTGAGGATATAATAGAAactaatgaattaaaaaatgtatgaaaatagaagaaaaaatgtgtggAACGACAACCATTTTGATACTCTTCCAACTCGTGCAAAATGCCAGCTCTTACAAGACTGAAAGCAGACAAGAAATACTTCTTCTTTAGATGTCTAattgtgaaaagaaagacagaatgacaATGTGTGTCAGTGCGGAAGGAGATAAAGGTACAGAGTAGGAGAGAGAACTTTTAAAGGTTTTCGTattttcgtggtttttttttcaacagagaGACTTACAGCCGACAACACTGCATCACAGAATACTTCTGTGTTCGAATTTGGATTCTTTTTGCCCCGTGGTTTACCGCCTTCTTTTGTCAGTCCTCTTAAAAGCAACGGCTATTTGAGATACATCTTGCAgctgaaaaaaattgacagaggaagagagaagaaactGCGGAAGACTAAAGTCATTGTGGCGCCGTatcttacttttgaaaaaataccaTCTGCAGGAGTGAGTGCAAATAATCCTTAAGAATTAAATGTGTAATAAACTAAGATTGCCCATTCCCAtcaataaaaaagtattttcataaaataattcatCATATAGTGCTTAATGAAAGAATTGAGCTAGCGCCAGAATTACGATTAAATTGCATTGCACGAGAACAATATGGCTTGCCTGCAATGCATTAAAGCCCACAAGTCGTCACAGATTCATATGAACATTATACAACAGGTGTAACGAGAACATGTGGTGGTTACAGGACCTGATCGCAAGAGACCGCCAGGGTGCTTCTCCCATTTGTTGCTGTGGCGCGGAGAGGGACATCACCGTCAGGGTCTGGTTGGACAAGGCCGGGGTCTTCGCAGGGACCAGCATCCCTTTCCACGCCCTCATCATCAACAACTCCACACATTCTATCCGGTCTTCCTATCTTACTCTTAGCAGGGTAACTGCATGTAGCACAAAATGCTACCACTACATAATTAATCATCTATTTTCATAAATATCTAATGTTGGTTCTGAAAGATGTCCATTTCGTGAGAATCCACAGCATCCTGACTGTGTAAGGGGAGACTTTCACTGTTATTTTCAATATGGTGTGTTTGGATGTAATTTGATGGTAATAGGTATTTGCACTTACTGGTCTTTAACAGGTTATTGCGTCTTATGAGCATCTACAATGACACTTTCGGTAATGTCTGTAAGCTTATACTATCCATATCCAGAAGCTAGTTATGAGTTTGAATCTGACTATTCTTTAACCTTCAACATGTATCTCTCGCAGCACTGGGTGTTCCGAACCTCGCAGAAAATAGAAAGAGCTTTTGAAAATGTGGGCTCGTTTCGCAAAGTCAAGCGTGGCACCATTCCACCCGGAGGAACCATGACCTGGGGGATAACGACCCTTCAGTAGCGCTACCTAGCGGTTTGATTCCCACTGGGCCTCCAGGATGTTCAAGCATAAGTGTTTCTTATCAACTGGAGGTGTGGACCTGTCTGCTTACTGTGGATTAGTCTTATGTACTTTCTCTAATTCCTGGAAGTGATGATCATATTAAAAGCTACTAATGAGATTTTGTCATGATTAAATCGTGTTGCTGTATGTTACGACTGTATTCACCTTCATGTAAATTTTGTATCGCtatactgtaaataaattatcgCTTGAATTTCAAGGTAGAATGGTTTGTTCTCAAGCAAAGCTCTTCAGTATTCTTCTGTCTTAGTTCACAGTCGTTCCGGCAGGAATGGCCTCGGATATGCACCTCTCTCTGCCGATTCTAGTGGGCGGAACGATGCCAGAGTCGGTTCAGGAAGAAGTGAACAGAAACATACATGGCATCTATATTAACCTCCTTGCTAGACAGATCCTGTTGCAACAGTTGGCTGGTAAGTGTTCACACTGGTACACAAAAAGCAATCATCTTCGGTGATAGCAAAAGACAGATTCCCTTCAACAGTCGTTTCTGATAAGATTTGTTTCTGTTACGAACATAGAATTTCTTATTGGAGATGAGTTCCAAGGAAATGGCTGAGGCATTGGAATGTTTCTCTACTTCCTCTGTTGTCTGAGGTGTTCGTCTGGAAGACAAATAAtttcaagttttctttgcttcattatttctgttttccgTTGCTTTACCACAAACTTTTACATTCCATACGCTATTTGCAATCATTAATATCATTTATTACACTGTTGTTGTATATACTGatttctatatattttcttatacaatagttcaagaagaagaaaattgattaattaattaaattaattcaaGGAAATTGTGTGAGTATACTGTTTTTCGTGTATTTGTCCACTTCTTTGCACCTTTGAAAGAGGACAGTAatataaataggaaaaaaaaataaatatcagcaaaagccattatttatttattttcttttttcagcaaaTAACCCTGAGAACTGTCCACCAAACTAATGAACGCAGCAGGTCCTGGCGCccaagaaagacattttttgaaaacacCTAAAACAATCTGTAAGAGTGGAATAATGAAAATCCGACCACTTTGTTTTATATCAGAATAGAAACCAAAGTTTTATTTCGAGTAGGGTTTTTCATCTTGGTTTAGTAATCATTAATTAAAAcgattaattttatttgaaactatCCTAGACGTTTGATCATTTTTGACAAAGTTTGCACATGAcggttttatttatatatatataaaccactaaaaaagaaacaactttcGAGATTGTCAAATTTCGTACGGTTAGGGATGTGagttttaattattgttaattttgatgatgttgaatatttattattcattaccTGAGTACAATAACATATCTCAGTCCACATTTTTATGTAACACTGTGTGTACACGTGTTTCGTTGTGTTACATACATGCGTCTTTATGAAGGTACACTTCATGATTACCATTGCAAGGTGTGgatgtgcgtctgtgtgtgtgtgtgtgaagtgtgtgtgtgaagtgtgtgtgtgtgaagtgtgtgtgaagtgtgttgAGCTCGACTGGTGCTGGGCAAGGTGCTGTTTAGTGCGATATACAAACATGTCTTTGAACGAGGCGGTCTTTATCAGGAATATTATCAGCTTCCTGGTCTGTCTTGTTCCTGGTCTCTAGAGCAGCCAAGTATTCCGACGATTTCAGTAATACTTTTAATCGCATGCAATGAACTAACAATAAGACTTCTGTTCTCTACTTGATTAACACCGAGGTCAAGTTAAACACTGATGTGACCTTTTTCTGTCAGCTCGTAGGTTTAGAAAAGCTGAAAGCTTCTTAGACTTTTTCTTGTCCAAACAAAGATGGGTGGACCGCAATGTCTAGTAATTTATAAGTTTCTTGAAAATCATTCATATTTTGtacttcttttgtttaattttgcttctttttgttttcattctgttcGGTATTTTGCGTCAATAAAGTTTATCGACTTTGttgtttcagaaaatatttattattgtattaaagTTGTGAAAATTCTTAGAATTATActcaataaaaataagtacatGCTTAAAACGTACAAACGTACAAAcgtacacacataaacacaagcacTCATACCCACTTTAATTTCGTAAGATAAAATATTGGCGCCGTTTAAGCCCGTTGTTTACACAAGACACTTCGCTCTTCAGTCCTTGGGAGTTGTGTTATCTTTCTGAACCCAGAAAGAAGTGAAgatttgacaaaaataatgaaaaaaaaaacctcccgcGGTTTCAGTGTTCAAATCAACTGTCAACTATCGCATTCCAAACTTCAAtagacttttctttcttcctttattgaatttatttttttatgcatttgtaATAAATGGAACGATTCATGCCTTCAAGGTTAGACGCTTATCTGACAAGTAGTTGTTACTGTAAtcacaaatgtatttaaagtgaAAGAAACTGAACCAATACAAAATGGGAAGTAGATCCACTTATAGACCTATGCTCGACAAAATACACCCTTACACCACACTCAGCTAGCACCTGGCACCCGTAACAAGTTGTAACTTCAAGGTGCTCTAGTCACTTACAACTTAATTAGCTTCCTCCTGTAGGTACTCTGGGTAAACCACTGAGCTGCTTGTTCAAGgtgagaacaaaagaaaaggactTGAGGTGAGCTACCACCTTGTAGATGTTCACAGTGTTGAAAGTGGATTTGTTAAATCAGGAAGTGgagttaaaatatttctgtaaggTCTGTAggcagtttgctttttttaaaattttttatactGCCTTCTTTCATTCAAATATATGCAGTTATTTTAATGTGCTTGTCGTTCTTCATTCTtcgaagtgaaaaaaaattttcgaaCACAAATTcgtaaaaaaattctttaagtCAGTGCgagaattttacttttttgtatcaATCGTTCACAGACTGGATTGCATCTATTTAACAGtgtttcgttttatttattttaatgatttcggacttttttccccagctttaaaccTCGCGGTTTGTTTGTGGATTTCtgcggatttttcagattctgattaatttttcgatgagctccatgttaaagtgttaactgttcacatttgtAAGTCAAATCCGCATATAACTGAAgtattcagatcagttgctgaagcacacaccctcctCATGCCGACAACGAGACGAAATGATTATGATGCAGCTTTCATGTTGAAGACGATCTTCTTGGTTATTATgaaagttgtatatatttgtggcATATAAACTAGTATGGCTTATTTGTGAATTtagttgagtttttttttttaatttggaggTTTATATACTGGTAGGGTCAATAGACTGAAatttatgatatatatttttcgGTTGGACCTGTTGTGTACACGTGCTAAGgtcgcacacacattcacacagaatACTCTGACATGCATTTACCACTGTTCAAGTGAAAGTCTCCATGTGTCCACAGACAACTTGCACAATGATGGCTGAACGCAGAGTAAAATACCGGTTTGTGCTACCGAAAAATGTGTACTGTGGAGGGCAGACCATCAAAGGACAGCTGCACATTGAGTCTCCCTCGCCGGTGTTATTGTCAAGTAGGTCGCGTCCAcattcatcctcctcctccttcgcACGATACACAGCTTCTGAACTTGATACACCAACCCGATTTCTCTCATCACAAAGACCAttgatgtctgtgtgtttgtgtgtttcacAGACCTTCAGGTTCGCTTGAGAGGTCAGGCCAAAGTTCAGCTCGAGCGCGAAGGAAACGGAATTAGGAGGAGAATGTACCAGACCGAGACCTACCTCGACAAACGTCTGGGTGTACAAGACATGCGTACGATGATTGcactctttctttacttttaacCACCCACCCGGGTGTTGTTAGTTTGCTGTTCAAGCCTCCTGACAGCGTTGTTCATGGTGATATCTTAATTCCCCAGATAGGAGTGATTATGTCTCTTTTCGTTAGTGAGGTTTAAGCCttcaaaaaaaattcttttttatccCGGATCAAAGTCAACTCAGGgacaatcaaataataatatgtatTTAATGATAATTTTGATGTTCTCTCTAAAATTTTTGAGTCTGTAGGGGACTTAACATGTAGATTCAATGAGTTTTAGGAACAGATAGCCATTGTCTTTtaaatgagaacaaaaatgtttagaaatctGACGACGgagagaaataatatttttgggGGGCAACTCGTCGAATAGACAATGGATAAAGAATACAGAGATGTGTTGGGTGTCTACATGAATGGACGGGCGGTAAGCGCGGGGTTAAAGAGCAAAGAGATTTTTGTCCTTTCTCCATAGAGAGACTTCCAGAGTCAGACAACTTACCACAGGGCACTGGCTTGTTTGCCTTCGAGTTCTTCCTCCCTCCTGGCTTACCTCCTTCGTTTACAAGTCCCTTGGGAGGGCGGCCCATCTGTGGAGACTATATCTTTCAGATGGGAACGACACGGGAGGACTTCATTGAGCGCCAATGTGGATTCCTTTGCTATTGTCTGGACTTACTGagacgtgacagagggagagaaattATACGATTTCGACAGTTGATCCACATTTTCCCAGGACTGTCTCTTGGCGTTGATGCTTCTGCAAGTGTAAGCATCGACAATCATTTAAGCATTTCAACTGCTCGAATTATCCTTAGATAATCACTATTGGATGTGGTACTAGAAGCAGcatgaagaaatgaaattatgtcTAAAATTTTCAGCAGAAAGTTATTTTTCGCTCATGGCTGTATTCAAAGTGCTATTTGAAATACGTGTTACATGTAACTAATTCAAAATATCTAGGATGCAAGGTTagaaaaattcataaataaGTAGCACTGTagtataaagtatttttctactgtaaaataatattgtatttcactttttttgaatGCATTGTTGCTAAATAATCTTGAGATAATCATGACTCTTGCCTTTAGCGGTCTCTAAAATATCAGACACCTTGATAATCGCGCCAACGCTAACTACACGCTAACCACAAAGCTAAGCCTCGTTAGCGTATGCTAACACGAGTcacgtgtgcacgtgcgtgttcTCGTGTGCAGGAACCAGTGGAGCGAGAACTTCATCATGCACGCCATTGGTTCTGCTGTGTCCCCAGCAAAGACATCCTCTTCAAGGCCTGGCTGGACAAGCCGGAAGTGATCATGGGGGACACAATACCTTTCCACGCAAAAATCACCAACAACTCGG
The Pomacea canaliculata isolate SZHN2017 linkage group LG2, ASM307304v1, whole genome shotgun sequence genome window above contains:
- the LOC112557304 gene encoding uncharacterized protein LOC112557304 isoform X1, whose product is MVFGRVQYTIVLPAEKTMYYPGEIIKGQLHIKSSSPPSLSGLEMQLTGKAKVMLVHRGQKSETRYYRIETYLETRKPVEDFERLTADNTASQNTSVFEFGFFLPRGLPPSFVSPLKSNGYLRYILQLKKIDRGREKKLRKTKVIVAPYLTFEKIPSAGDLIARDRQGASPICCCGAERDITVRVWLDKAGVFAGTSIPFHALIINNSTHSIRSSYLTLSRHWVFRTSQKIERAFENVGSFRKVKRGTIPPGGTMTWGITTLQ
- the LOC112557304 gene encoding uncharacterized protein LOC112557304 isoform X2, with protein sequence MQLTGKAKVMLVHRGQKSETRYYRIETYLETRKPVEDFERLTADNTASQNTSVFEFGFFLPRGLPPSFVSPLKSNGYLRYILQLKKIDRGREKKLRKTKVIVAPYLTFEKIPSAGDLIARDRQGASPICCCGAERDITVRVWLDKAGVFAGTSIPFHALIINNSTHSIRSSYLTLSRHWVFRTSQKIERAFENVGSFRKVKRGTIPPGGTMTWGITTLQ
- the LOC112555925 gene encoding uncharacterized protein LOC112555925 codes for the protein MYQTETYLDKRLGVQDMQRLPESDNLPQGTGLFAFEFFLPPGLPPSFTSPLGGRPICGDYIFQMGTTREDFIERQCGFLCYCLDLLRRDRGREIIRFRQLIHIFPGLSLGVDASASEPVERELHHARHWFCCVPSKDILFKAWLDKPEVIMGDTIPFHAKITNNSDIFVKSSYITLIAVRLLTFRSC